gtaaaactccAATTAatgtgacatgtggatcaatagggtaacTGTGCTGGAGAAGATAATGATCTTATTATAATTCTCATTATGAGATATTATGATGAATCATAATTGCTCATTAGGGTGGAGGAAACAGGCTTCCATAGGTAGTATACAGTATGTAACAATTACCATTTAGCAAATACACTATTACTACTTGTCATATCAATGAGACTGCTTCAATATTGTGCGGCAATTTCTGATTATCTGAGCTATAGTAACCCGAAATATCTTATCTTTTGGAGTTTTGAAGCAAAATGGTGTAGCAGAGTAATAGGAAAAGGTTTCATGACAttatctagaagttcagcacttctggtacctgacttttgcacctgtacgtcgctctggataagagcgtctgctaaatgccctaTAACAAAGTAATCTtactttagcttttttttttaaagaatctaaaGAATACAGTATTCTATACTATGAActggtgtatattgttcagtcaaGTTCTTCAGAAACAGTACTATATATTTTTTCAGTTGCAAACAGGACCAGAATAAATACTGAGCTTAATcatcaggttccacttctgtcagccaaggcttACCAAATCTGGACAGTTGAAAACTGGAAAAACACAGCTTGCTCTGATGAATCAAGATTTCTGCTGAGGTACACAGATGGTacggtcagaatttggcaccaacagtAAGAATCGATGGAGCTAACTTgacttgtgtcaacagtccaggccaGTGTAAGGAAAGTTCCCTTAGCATACATTGGGCCTGTTAGTACTAGGCAATCACTTGAACGCCacagcctatatatatatatatatatatatatatagttgctGAGCATGTGCATCCCTTCACGACTGAATTTAACCATCTTCTAATGGCCATTTCCAGCACaacaatgcaccatgtcacaaagcaaaactAATCTCAAACCGATAGCCTTCCAAGTCAACAGACTGGAATCCCAAAGAGCACCTTCAGCATGTTTTAAAACCGATTTGCAGCATAAAAGTGCACCTGAGCAAGCTGCAAGAAATTATGGGATGCAATCATGTCATCAACTAGAATCTCAAAATGTTTCCAGCATCTTGTAAAATCCATGCTATGAAGAATTAAGGTTGTTTTGAGAGCAAACAGTATAAGCATTCCTAGTAAATTATTCTGGAAGTATATTTTTAGCCCCCTTTTCTTTTGAGGTGTGATTGGTTCCTGTTCTGACAGTCATCTTTGCACatcaatggatggatgaaacTCAAACCACcctgtgtaaaactatgctccaatgaaCCAGCACGTGTCAATTATACATGTGACTAATCAACCAAAGTTTAAACCAACCACATTTTCAAACTAGAGGAAATGCACCAATCTTTCTCAGTGACAATTTAAATTGGACACAACATACATGAGGGTGCAAACTCAATGACAAGAGGGTAGATCTTAGCAGAGAACCAGTGTGACCTCCTCTCCCAAAAAggcagtagctttttttttttaaattacagaaGTGCCCATCACACTTTAAATCATAATGGCACATTAAGTCCTTATCCAATCAAGTATTCTTTGGGCAGTAAACCCAGCCCCCCcattgtatttttaaaaacaagtcaaACAAACCTGAGCATTATGCACAGTAATCCCATTGTTTTATACTTGCAATATTTTTGCACAAGTCCAGATTAGGTGGGTGTTCCGCTGAAAGGTAAACCAGTCTTTTAATGCCCTTAAACACTAAAGCAGCAGTGAAGGATCAATATCGGCATGTAAATCCCAGTCTGAATCAGTTTCATTCACATCTTTTATTATATCAGAAGTACAAAAGTAGACTTTCAGAAACATCCCAAAAGAAAGTCCATTAACACTGGCATTTTAAATTAGTCAAACATTGCAGCGGTGTGACCATCCTTCACAGTTCACCATCCTTCACAGCACGAACGTACAGGAAGATGGCACAGCAGGTTCAGCTTGGCCTGTCAAAACGCAAAGAAATTTGAACACAAGACAGTCACATATGAAACAACAACTTTTATAGGTTCCTTTTGCCCTCTAGGGTAGAGAACCATTTCTGAGTTTCTTGATTTTCCAGTACAGCAataacaaagggaaaaaaaaaaaaaaaagtttaggtgcAAAGGCAAAAACTCACCACTGCCACATTATCCTACAGTATCCTGGAAGTGGGTAGGAGCAACCGCCTTCCAAAGACTGCTCTTGCTTTGAAGAaaggagagggggaaaaaaaaggggagAAATTTTACTGTTAAATTTTAGTACCCTCACTATCTGGAGGCTTTTAATTGAATAAGATTATATGACTGAACCTTTGATACACATGGTACTCACTTGAAAGTTTTCCAGGGCCCACTTTTTCAGAGCTTCAACCAGCTGGGCTCAAAACTGAGGAATTACCAAACTCCATCAGTTTTGTCATTTCTGCAGAAAGGGAAAATAATGTTACTACTTTCATCAATAAAGAATGAGAGCAGCTTCTTAAAATAACAGGCCCAACTCATTCACTGATGATTCATCACCATCCCTTCAGGGCATTATAACTGCCATTAAGTCATGGGAGGTATAATGCAAGTTTAGCTTCTTGTTCACCCACACAGTTCAACAGGCCAGAGTAGGACTTAAATACTTAAAGCTTTACTGCTAACAGTGTACCATAAAATGTATAGGGACACACACAAGCATAACACCGAGATGATGAGGGAAGGGGAATTGATAAGATGTAAGGTAAATAACTGAAGCCACAAACCTTGCTTAATAATGCTGATCTCCTTGCATTTGGTGTCATTAATATCTGGAACTAATGCATCAAGTAAACAGGAACTAAGCCCCACACTCCGGTATGGCCTTAAACTGAAAATTGCCTAAAAATGTTGGATCAAGACAAACTAGAGACGAATATAACCACAgcttcacacacacagaaccaaaCAATGTTCTAATTACCACCTCGGTCATTCACATGATAAAGTTAATTCTGAGTACTAAAGAAATGTTGCAAGTTAAATTGCATGCACGCTCGATCATCTAACAAATAGCCGATGTAAAGAGGTCAGTCATTCCAGGTGGATCCATACGATGTGATGTCTTATATATAAAGTATTTCTACAAACCTGAAACCTGGTGTGAATATCCTATGGGCTTTCAGCTGGGTTTCTACAGCTCTGGCGTACCTCTGGAGAATCCAATGATGTAGTAGTGGACACAGCTAAGGTATAGATCCGTCTTATATGATGACTAAAAGTACTGGAACAAAGCTCTAAACATTTTTACAGTAAAGACAACATATCCTTGTTTAATAGTTGGGGAGATTTTACATTCCCCCACTCATCTGTGTAGATATGTGGAGTGTGCAAAGAAACTCTGGACTCGTGATCATGTCAAGTCATGAAAGCACCGAGTTACGAACTAAACTCACCAGGCTCATCTAGTGAAAGACAATGGCTAATTgagtaagaattttttttttattcatagaaATACATACAGCGTGCTTGGAACTGAAATGAACAATATTTAATAGGGCAATAACTTGAAGCAGTAATACAATGAGACAGCATTTAAAGTAAGTCGTCTTAATTGGTTTTAACTGGAGCAGGGAATAAACTAGACCAAGCCTATGAAACAAGATCACTTAACATCTAGGCAGGACAAAATGTTCATAATAAACAAGCCACTCAACTAGTTCACATGTTAACCGGAAGCTGCGCGTCTGTGTGCGATGAGCGGCCAAAGGACACGTGACCTCTCAGGCGGGAGTCGCACCCAGCCTGCTCAAATCCCATGAGCAACAAGCCGAGTTAAAGGAGATCGAGTTCACCAGAATTAACAAGGCTAGTTGATCATAAAAGTCCCGTTTTTAACACTTAAAGTAGTAAAAAGTAAGACAAGTTACAATACATATTCTaaaaaggggggggaaaaaaaaccatgCCTAGGCTAACAAAGCAAGAGTACTAATATCTTAACTTAATTCAAGACAAAaatcttggtttaaaaaaaattaaaaaaaattgtattacGACAAGTAACCTGACCCCTGCAGAGTCCTAAAGTAAAGATCCGGAGTAAGAGTCCTATGCCTTGTTGAACTTCCGCCTAGTGCTTTtagggagaagaagaagaagaagaaggatgagATGGAGGGTTTGAACttgatcactgcagtaattaaacGCCGTGACCCCCTAAACTTTCACTAGGCTGATTTCTTCTATATGGATGTGCTAAATTCAATCAAGTCCTGTGGTGAGGAGGAACTTTACTTTAAAAACCCGCTTTTAGCTTAATACGGGCCTCCGTAACCCCCCCTGCCTCcgtaaccaccaccaccaccgccgCCGCCACCTCCTCGGGAGTAAGGAGCGCTGTTTCTGCCCGAGTAATTACCTTTCATGGGGCCGTAGCCCGAGGCCTGCTGGCCGTAGCCGCTGCCAAAGTCATTGTAGCCGTTGCCACCGCCGTAGCCTCCCATTTGGTCCCCGTAGCCGCCCCCATACCCGCCGCCGTAGCCAGCTCCGTAGCCTCCGCCATACCCGCCGTCGTTTCCAGCACTGTAGCCGCCGCCATAGTTGCCTCCATAGCCACCGCCTCTTCCGCCGCCGTAGCCATTTTGTGGTCTTCCCATACCGCGGCCTCCTCTTCCTCCACGAACGCCGCCGCCACCGCCGCGACCCGCAGCGCTCTGCATCTCCTGTTTAGTCAGGGCTTTCTTCACTTCCACTTTATGGCcgttaatgttgtggaacttgAGCACCACGGCCTTATCAGCCGAATCGTTGTCTTCGAAGTACACGAAGCCGAAGCCGCGCTTCTTGCCGGTCTCTTTGTCCGTGATCACCTCAGCTTTCTCGACGGCGCCGAACTGCGAAAAACAGTCGACGAGATGCTGGTCTTCGATGTCGTCTTTAAGACCACCGACGAAGATTTTCTTAACCTTTGCGAGGGCTTCTGGCTTCCCGGCGTCTTCCCGAGCCACTGCTCTTTTCAGCTCCACGTTGTTGCCGTCCAGCACATGAGGCCTAGCAGCCATGGCGGCGTCCGCCTCCTGCGGAGAAGAGTAGGTCACGAAGCCGAAACAGCGTGAGCGCTTTAGCTGCTGATTTTGCACCACCACGCAGTCGGTCAGAGCTCCGAATTGCTCAAAGTGCTTCCGGAGACCTTCATCGGTAGTCTGGACGTTGAGTCCACCAACAAAAAGCTTACAAAGTTGGCTTTGTATATCCATGATGCTGCTTGCTGACTGTACTTGATCAGATCTAAAATGGCGGCCTGTAGCCCGAAATAAATGGCGGCGGCGATGTGGGCGGAGCGACGAGTGATGATGTCACGAATTGTGCAAGgatttattttcaacaaaaaaaaaagcgaggatttaatttaaaaaacagaAGCATTTCATATTATTTATAAATTATACGTAGTAAAAACACACTAAAGTCCTGTTAATACAAAACGTATGTTAAAATCAAAAGTGCTGTatccggggaaaaaaaaaaaccgctcaTTCCCAGAATTCCACTGGGTTCCGAGACGCACGCGGTCAGGTTTGACAAAATGGCGGACGCGCATGCGCCTGTAGATGCAATGCTGCTTTATTGCACCGGAAGTCGCCATTATCGAATTCTGCAAACAACAGCTTGACTTTGTTTTATAATATTTAAAGCGGGTTTTATTTTTTGTTCaggtattttactttttttttattattataacctttatttaaccaggtttgTCCCATTGGGATCGAAGATCTCTTTTACAAGAGAGACCTGGCCAATTTCAGCACATTGTCacattaaacataaaaaatacaaataaataattgaatttaCAAAATCAGGTCAAGATCAAATAAGACATTTccattcaaataaaacatttgcacTCATGAAGCCTCGATACAATGGGATTTATCATGGACTTAAATACATTCAGAGATACCAGATTATGAAGTTTGAGCTCTGACTGACTGCAAATTATTCCATGTAGTTGGAGCAGAAAACCTGAAAGCTTTCTTCCCCATTTCTGTTCTAACCCTAGGAACAGTAAAATGTAAAAAGTCCAGAGAACGAAGACTGTAGGCTCTATTATTCAGGATTAAAATAGATGATAAATAAGATGGAATCATCTCAAGAATGGCCTTGTAGATAAAGACATACCAGTGGCCGAGCCGGCACGGATATAAAGATGGCCAATTTACTTTAGTATATAAGACACAGTGATGAGTTAGAGCTCCACAGTTTATGATAAACCTCAGAGCGCCATGATGCACACTATCCAGCACGTGGAGACATTGAGCGGAGGCATTCATATGTAACACATCACCATAATCAGTTATCGGAAAAAAGGTCAGCTCCACCAGTTTCTGTTTCACCCCAAAGGAAAAACAAGACTCATTTCGAAAATAAAATCCAAGTAAAACCTTCAGCTTCTTAGCAGTATACAGAATATGTGCCTGAAAAGACAAATGGTCATCAATCAAGAACCATTTAAAAGTAGATACAAGTTCAATTTGTTGACCATGACTGGTGACAGTGACCAACTGATTTAACCTTGCTGATTTTGAATTAGTGAAAACACAAGTTTTGTTTTTATCAGCTTTATTTGTTTTATACTTCGCTGCAGTAAAACCAGTTGTGAAGCTGAAAACAGTTGTGCTGATTAATTTAGATATCTCAGGTCTTTTTGGAGAAAGACAAGACACTCTGTGTCTTACTATTTATCATTtggtttttcatctcatctcattatctctagccgctttatcctgttctacagggtcgcaggcaagctggagcctatcccagctgactacgggcgaaaggcagggtacaccctggacaagtcaccaggtcatcacagagctgtaatttggtttttattacttttaattattaaaatattaaataatcTTAGGCTGTGATTTTGTAAATAGTCATTCCACTAACCTTTGTATGCGAAGTGTAGATTTGAATAGTTCATTATAACAAAGGAAAAGCTGTAAGAAATGAATGCTTGAGAATGAAATGTATtgaaaatacaatacaataatcTTTATTAGGTTCCCAAAGTGGGGACTTCATACCTAATTTACAAGTGCTTATACAAATATAAATAATTCTAAATTACAAATAATATAGACATAAATTAAAACATTCTATGGAAGTATATAAAAAGGGGTTATTGAAATCTAATAAGAGGACTATTTACAATGTTATCATCAAACTTATCAGAAATAGgtgtaatttaagataaatatatgttatttatcagctgggaggtccgtatcgtgaaataccgtgaccaaggtcttgaaagtactgactgatgccctctgggccgaggtcagtattcaaggccgaggtcacggtatttcaccatacggaccgaccttaagctggtaaataatatatttattttttctttaccaaattctatcagaaaacgagagcgcctgaaagggaaacccGATCCGAGGCGAGCtgcggcgccattttgaatcctcgttcacggctgtaatgcaaattgcttcctcctcggtatacaagtgcacttccatggcaggaaaaaaaactacattttgctgcctatgtagtcctctatttatacaaaattgaatcattcaggattcagctatgtttttgctcagcattagcaacagttacaggtttttagctttctcctgaaatgttttcttttatttcttcttcctcagggtagtaaaactcgctttcgctgcgaacactgtcattatcactatccatgctgtaaaattaatgctattctcctgagaaatgcgaaaataaatgttgacaaaaattactactatgtttgttgttgttgtgaacgagcaagtagcCAGAGATCCGTAACTAggatccgtaactggggtccatactgtaggatacggacccactagccagccaatcagagcgcgggatttgatggaaaccggaccacgaaaaaaataagacctttattatcccacaatggggaaatttcctgtttgcagcagcacagtggagagcagcagaagaggacatatcaagccacacaagttaaaaaacaaacaaacagccacCTCTCAAAATAATGCAACTTTAATTAAGTTtgaaggtggtacagtggtgtagtggttagcactgtcgcctcacagcaagaaggttctgggttcaaacccagcggccgacaagggcctttctgtgtggagtttgcatgttcttcccgtgtctgcatgggtttcctcccacagtccaaagatatgcaggttaggttaattggtggctctaaattgaccgtgagtgtgaatggttgtttgtgtctctatgtgtgtgtcagccctgcgatgagctggcgacttgtccagggtgtaccctgcatctcgcccatggtcagctgggataggctccagcttacccgtgaCCTTGCACGGGATAAGTGGTTACGAAACAACAACATTATAACAAAGGAAAAGCTGTAAGAAATGAATGCTTGAAGATGTTACAATTCAATCATCTTTATTAGGTTCCCAAAGTTGGGACTTCATACCTAATTTACAAGTgcttataaaaatataaataattctaAATTACAAATAATATAGACATATTAAAACATTCTATTGAAACATGTAAAAGGAGTTATTGAAATCTAATAAGAGTATTATTTGCAATGTTATCATCAAACTTATCAGAACTagggataagataagataagataagataagataaggcctttattatcccacaatggggaaatttcctgtttgtagcagcagaagaggatatatcaagccacacaaataaaaaaaaatatgtatttAAAAAACCAAACTGCCACCTCTCAAAATAATGCAACTTTAAGTTACGTttgaaggtggtgtagtggttagcactgtcgcctcacagcaagaaggttctgggttcgagcccagtgacctacaaaggcctttctgtgtggagtttgcatgttctccccgtgtctgtgtaggtttcctccgggtgctccagtttcccccacagtccaaagacatgcggcttaggttaattggctactctaaattgcccattgatcaagcttggaaagGGATGAGCTCCACCATGTTTAAAGGCCCTTgatacaccaatgatggactgttaaaatgtcatcagtggtgcccctacaGCCCTTGCTGGCTCTGGGACGATGACGAAGAAGTAATGTTTAAAAATGGACACTGATAGAAACTTGGAAATTGCCTCTGGGAGTGAGAGCCAAACAAAGACCATTCCATAAAGAAATCAGTTCTGTGCCTTGGCAGTACGACGCTTAGGGATATTCAGATTGTTACTTTAGTATTATGTTGATGTATACTGGACCGTTTCCTGAACAAGCTAGTAAGATAATTCGAGGCAAGATTATTCATGCATTTATATACAAGTACGGCGTCTCTTATGGTTAATAAATCAGACAGGTAAAAGCTTCAGTTCCTTAAGAGTAGGTGTTATGTGATCATATTTCAATGTTTGTGTCATTGTGATacgttttttttcttcaaataaaataaaatgtatgttCTAGAAATCAACAGCAGATTGTCCTGTGTTGTGTTTAAGCTCACTGTGAgcttttatttgtgtgtgtgtgttttttttaaacagggaaTTGAGTTGGCAAAATCTATGGAGGCTGTATATACGCAAATTAGTTTGTAATTTACAGCTTTTTTTCCCTATACtctatccagccattatctgtagtcgcttatcctgttctacagggttgcaggcaagctggagcctatcccagctgactatgggcgagaggcggggtacaccctggacaagtcgccaggttatcgtagggctgacacataaagacaaacaaccattcacactcacattcacacctacagtcaatttagagccaccagttaacctaacctgcatgtctttggactgtgggggaaaccggagcacccggaggaaacccatgcagacacggggagaacatgcaaactccaaacagaaaggccctcgccggccactgggctcgaacccaggaccttcttgctgtgaggtgacagtactaaccactacaccaccattccgcccaacaagtcattattatgagacatccatccatccattatctctagctgcttatcctgttctacagggtcgcaggcaagctggagcctatcccagctgacccacacatggaaacccacacagacatgcaaactccacacagaaaggccctcgccggccactgggttcgaacccagaaccttcctgctgtgaggcgacagtattaaccactacaccaccatgctgcctttcCTACACTCTAATGCTTTCCAAATACAATCAATAGGATCatgcagggcagcatggtggtgtagtggttagcgctgtcgcctcacagcaagaaggtccgggttcgagccccgtggccggcgagggcctatctgtgtggagtttgcatgttctccctgtgtccgtgtgggttttctccgggtgctccggtttcccccaaagacatgcaggttaggttaactggtgactctaaagtgagtgtgaatggttgtctgtgtcttttggccctttttcagcttgcttcggctcacttcagcccgacacggctcgcgtttcgactaccaaagaacagcacgactcggctcgcttcagccctgcttagcccctaaaactcgcaccgttttggagtggggctgaagcgagccaaagcgagccgagtgaggctgggggcgtgagcagacactcccctgtgcactgattggtgaggaggagtgtcctcacatgcccacacacgccccgcgagcacgctgggatctgtaaacaccgtaaacccggaagaagaagaattacgaattacgagaatttctgaagccttatgcgcctcgcctcacctatggacccttttcagtcacgtgaccttcgtaaacgcgaccgccattttggacatgtagtggacttcggctcgaatcagtttgaatgcgaggaaggcgacaaacgaaaaacataaaagaaaaaggagcgagatgcagaaaacaccttcactatccagcgacgtagggcatttacagggcgagcagagggagaagtatttgcaaaaattgaggttagcaggcttagagaacgacgtttacctgcttccaccaggattgttcactgacgtacggaagtacacgaagccctcgtctttacctgacttcggcccacatgatctgtatacctatgtcgttaaaaacccatcgccatacacatacacgccaatgtccgaggttccggagcacgctccggcttgctccggccgaggttccggagggcgctccggcttgctccagccgaggttacggagcgcgctccggcttgctccggagcaagccggcgcgcgctgcttaatttgaggggaacctcggccggagcactccgggagcaagccggtgcgcgctgcttaatttgagggagagcaagccggcgcgcgctccggaacctcggacgttggctccggcagctatttacactggatccggtgtaaatagctgctggatcataattacagtaaactagtaaatacagtaaaggaaaaacttgagactgaaaggttttaacagtcatccaaatgactgaacgtaaacattgctacagtaacataccagctactatgttgttgacattagctagtcaacaatagctactacagaagaacaaagaggttacaatgggttattttagcctatttggttacacactcgccgccacagaatgttaacagcaatgtaatgccttttctggctaattttattcgtcttacctccaacaaagtggtcactacacaagcgttggtatgccgagggctgccaatctgtttatggccgctatccatcttctccgtcgggatccgataaaatgataaaccttgccttgtttgttgatggttactacatccaggtgcacaacaatatagtggcatgatggaagtcttgctgaaagtaaaaactttctttgctgccgttcctcaatgttggttgtggtaaactactggtagtacacgtccaaaatggcggccgcgtttgtcgtgacgtcacgtgaaaagggtccatacgctcttgccagtatctgttggcgttgtcggtgacaacaagccacagcaccaagaccagcaacactaacgactccatgtcctccatgtttattgtttactattcgggtcgtgagactactgcttaaaagatcactgatgtcactgtttgcgccgcctaacgacatcacgtgatgtccacccactttcgctaactccacccaatgtgtccacccacttccagccagcacggttcagcgcggttgtaatcgaaatgcaactccaacagccccgctcagctcgactcagccgcgtttgtagtggaaaagcggcatatgtgtcagccctgtgatgacctggcgacttgtccagggtgtaccccgcctctcgcccgtagtcagctgggataggctccagcttccctgcgaccctgtagaacaggataaagcggctagagataatgagatgagatgaggatcatgcagggcggcacggtggtgtagtggttagcgctgtcgcctcacagcaagaaggcccaggttcgagccccgtggccggcgagggcctttctgtgtggagtttgcatgttctccccatgtctgcgtgggtttgctccggtttcccccacagtccaaagacatgcaggttaggttaactggtgactctaaattgaccgtgagtgtgaatggttgtctgtgtctatgtgtcagccttgtgatgacctggcgacttgtccagggtgtaccccacctttcgcccgttttTAGACTTTTCCAAGTGGGATTATCCACTTAGAAAAGTCTAAAAACATATCTCCTTTTCTAGTTTTTCACCGCTACTGTTCATGAGGAACAGTTGGTTGAGAAGTAGTGGGGGTTTTGTTTGAAGACAAAAGAGCAGAAATCAGTGTAATGGCCCTGAAGAAGGTTTCAGCATGGGGCTTGAACATCTGGCAGTGTTCATGTGACGCGCATGCGCAGTCAACATTACGACCATTACATCAAAAAATGGCGGCGGCCGTTGAGAATGTTGTTAAAGTGTGAGTTGATTtacagatttttttcccccctcgacATTCAAACGAATATTCGTTCGTTATCTGCATTTCAGAATCGAACAAGTGTACTCTTAAATAATCATAATGGAGTTTCTGTCAGTGAAAGATAATCGTTTTAACTCAGTTGACCGATTGAAGCAGTGGCTTGCTAATCGCTTCCATTCATTGTTTTCCAAGCAACAAAATATTAGCTTATTAGCTTTGTATTTACTAACCGTTGTAAATGCACATACGGTATTTAGCTGTTATGAGTTAGAAATCATTCTAAACGCATTTTACTGGCTGCAAGGTGATTTTTGTATGATTTGTTTGTGTTGAACGCGTTCTTGTTGGAGTATAGGAGACCTAGCTGAAGCTATTGTTTGTTAGTGATGTGTTTAATCGAATAACTGGCAAACTATGACCTACCAAAACAGCTGGACGTTATTTCATGCTCTTATTTCTTTCTATCTTGCAATTTCTCACGAACTTTTGGGTGTTAGGATGGGAGAGCAGTATTACAAAGATGCCATGGAGCAGTGCCACAGCTACAATGCCCGGCTGTGTGCAGAGAGAAGCATCCTCATGCCTTTTCTCGACTCCCAGACTGGAGTGGCTCAGAGCAACTGCTACATCTGGATGGAGAAA
The Neoarius graeffei isolate fNeoGra1 chromosome 8, fNeoGra1.pri, whole genome shotgun sequence genome window above contains:
- the hnrnpa0a gene encoding heterogeneous nuclear ribonucleoprotein A0a isoform X2 produces the protein MDIQSQLCKLFVGGLNVQTTDEGLRKHFEQFGALTDCVVVQNQQLKRSRCFGFVTYSSPQEADAAMAARPHVLDGNNVELKRAVAREDAGKPEALAKVKKIFVGGLKDDIEDQHLVDCFSQFGAVEKAEVITDKETGKKRGFGFVYFEDNDSADKAVVLKFHNINGHKVEVKKALTKQEMQSAAGRGGGGGVRGGRGGRGMGRPQNGYGGGRGGGYGGNYGGGYSAGNDGGYGGGYGAGYGGGYGGGYGDQMGGYGGGNGYNDFGSGYGQQASGYGPMKEMTKLMEFGNSSVLSPAG
- the hnrnpa0a gene encoding heterogeneous nuclear ribonucleoprotein A0a isoform X1, whose amino-acid sequence is MDIQSQLCKLFVGGLNVQTTDEGLRKHFEQFGALTDCVVVQNQQLKRSRCFGFVTYSSPQEADAAMAARPHVLDGNNVELKRAVAREDAGKPEALAKVKKIFVGGLKDDIEDQHLVDCFSQFGAVEKAEVITDKETGKKRGFGFVYFEDNDSADKAVVLKFHNINGHKVEVKKALTKQEMQSAAGRGGGGGVRGGRGGRGMGRPQNGYGGGRGGGYGGNYGGGYSAGNDGGYGGGYGAGYGGGYGGGYGDQMGGYGGGNGYNDFGSGYGQQASGYGPMKGNYSGRNSAPYSRGGGGGGGGGGYGGRGGYGGPY